The following proteins are co-located in the Lagenorhynchus albirostris chromosome 2, mLagAlb1.1, whole genome shotgun sequence genome:
- the FAM76A gene encoding protein FAM76A, producing MAALYACTKCHQRFPFEALSQGQQLCKECRIAHPVVKCTYCRTEYQQESKTNTICKKCAQNVQLYGTPKPCQYCNIIAAFIGNKCQRCTNSEKKYGPPYSCEQCKQQCAFDRKDDRKKVDGKLLCWLCTLSYKRVLQKTKEQRKHLSSSSRASHQEKEQYSRLSGGSHYNSFSPDLALDSPGTDHFVIIAQLKEEVATLKKMLHQKDQMILEKEKKITELKADFQYQESQMRAKMNQMEKTHKEVTEQLQAKNRELLKQAAALSKSKKSEKSGAITSP from the exons ATGGCGGCGCTCTACGCCTGCACCAAGTGCCACCAGCGCTTCCCCTTCGAGGCGCTGTCTCAGGGGCAGCAGCTGTGCAAG GAATGTCGGATTGCACACCCTGTTGTGAAGTGTACCTACTGTAGGACTGAGTACCAGCAGGAGAG TAAAACCAATACAATATGCAAGAAATGTGCTCAGAATGTGCAGTTGTATGGAACG ccCAAACCTTGTCAGTATTGCAACATAATTGCAGCATTTATTGGCAACAAATGCCAACGCTGCACAAATTCAGAGAAGAAGTATGGACCACCATATTCTTGTGAACAGTGCAAGCAGCAGTGTGCATTTGACAGGAAAGATGATAGAAAGAAG GTAGATGGGAAATTGCTATGCTGGCTGTGCACACTTTCATACAAACGGGTCCTTCAGAAGACCAAAGAGCAGAGGAAGCACCTGAGCAGTTCTTCCCGTGCCAGCcaccaggagaaggagcagtacAGTCGACTGAGTGGTGGCAGCCATTATAACAG CTTTTCCCCAGACCTGGCTCTGGACTCACCAGGCACTGACCACTTTGTCATCATTGCCCAACTGAAGGAAGAAGTAGCCACTCTAAAGAAGATGCTGCATCAAAAGGATCAAATGAttttagagaaagagaagaag atcACAGAGCTGAAGGCTGATTTTCAATACCAAGAATCTCAGATGAGAGCCAAAATGAACCAGATGGAGAAAACCCACAAAGAAGTTACAGAACAATTGCAG gccaaaaACCGAGAGCTCCTGAAGCAGGCAGCTGCCTTGTCCAAGAGCAAGAAGTCAGAGAAGTCAGGAGCTATAACCTCTCCATGA